A stretch of Halichondria panicea chromosome 1, odHalPani1.1, whole genome shotgun sequence DNA encodes these proteins:
- the LOC135346807 gene encoding uncharacterized protein LOC135346807, which translates to MALMNRSEQVMTELRHQGIDSQETSEDGTHMLWFLRSVGFTLSQCDGGLSFGDHMDMCTTRPHPSLRHTLTHTLKSSSTQAMTLKCVCRCSYKNKKSQKEKVFAAPFKTSDVPTVKTKERK; encoded by the exons ATGGCCTTGATGAACAGAAGTGAGCAGGTGATGACTGAGTTGAGGCACCAAGGGATCGACTCCCAGGAAACGAGTGAGGATGGCACTCATATGCTCTGGTTTCTCCGCTCTGTTG GGTTCACCCTAAGTCAATGTGATGGTGGCCTGTCTTTCGGAGATCATATGGACATGTGTACTACAAGACCACACCCTTCTCTTCGTCATACACTCACCCACACCCTCAAGTCCTCTTCGACACAAGCAAT GACTCTCAAGTGTGTGTGCCGGTGTTCATATAAGAATAAGAAATCACAGAAAGAGAAG GTATTTGCTGCTCCATTCAAGACGTCAGACGTACCTACAGTCAAAACAAAAGAACGAAAGTAA
- the LOC135346378 gene encoding TNF receptor-associated factor 4-like — protein MAALNPNNQQQDDKRIIGFDCEFVKPPPSEFVQSECPVCLQIIREPHQVTCCGKKFCKACIEHIIVIRKLCPTCNEKFSSFADKALKQSLYSLKVHCSHQKDGCEWTGELRQLDEHLNTDPQPKRLDRCQFVEIDCIFNCGDKLQVRNIENHQSEDCPKRPFGCEHCHSYESTFDDVTNNHWPMCGSFPVPCHNQCGSTIQRQNIDSHVTDECLLTTINCDFHHVGCVMKLPRQDMPEHLRENLLIHISLLATSHAKQQADIATLVEENKQLTMKIIELMPLQQMIIVNSKPPLGAPVLTVTNFQQHKRDADIWFSPPVYTYHQGYKICLCVYVNGEGKGKGTHVSVGVHFMRGEFDSSLIWPFRGAISYQLLDQVNGKDHKTGTLTYSDKTHNKYCGRVTEGEISPSGWGRPQFIAHSELEPKYLRNDTLLFQINKVELK, from the coding sequence ATGGCAGCACTGAACCCCAATAACCAGCAACAAGATGACAAGAGAATAATAGGATTTGATTGTGAGTTTGTGAAGCCACCACCTTCGGAATTTGTCCAGTCAGAGTGTCCAGTTTGTCTCCAGATCATTCGAGAGCCCCACCAGGTCACATGCTGTGGAAAGAAGTTTTGTAAAGCTTGTATTGAACACATCATAGTAATTCGAAAGCTGTGCCCAACTTGCAACGAGAAATTTTCAAGTTTTGCCGACAAAGCTTTGAAACAATCGCTCTACAGTTTAAAAGTTCATTGCAGTCACCAGAAAGACGGGTGTGAGTGGACGGGGGAACTGAGACAGCTTGATGAGCACCTCAACACAGATCCACAGCCAAAACGACTCGATAGATGTCAGTTTGTCGAGATCGATTGCATCTTTAATTGTGGGGACAAATTGCAGGTAAGAAACATTGAAAATCACCAAAGTGAGGATTGCCCCAAACGACCATTTGGTTGTGAGCACTGCCATAGTTACGAGTCTACCTTTGATGATGTCACCAACAACCACTGGCCTATGTGTGGGTCCTTCCCTGTCCCCTGCCATAACCAGTGTGGTTCAACTATCCAACGTCAAAATATAGACAGCCATGTTACCGATGAGTGCCTCCTGACCACCATCAACTGTGACTTCCACCACGTAGGCTGTGTTATGAAACTTCCTCGACAAGACATGCCAGAACACCTGAGAGAGAACCTACTCATACACATATCTCTATTAGCCACTAGTCATGCCAAGCAACAAGCGGACATTGCTACTTTAGTAGAAGAGAATAAACAACTAACGATGAAAATTATTGAGTTGATGCCATTGCAACAAATGATCATCGTGAACTCCAAACCTCCTCTTGGTGCCCCTGTCCTTACAGTGACCAACTTCCAACAGCACAAGAGAGATGCCGATATTTGGTTCTCCCCTCCAGTCTACACCTACCATCAGGGCTACAAGATCTGTCTCTGTGTGTATGTTAACGGTGAAGGCAAAGGTAAAGGAACACATGTCTCTGTGGGTGTGCACTTTATGAGAGGAGAGTTTGACAGTTCTCTGATATGGCCGTTTCGTGGTGCGATTTCATATCAACTACTGGACCAAGTCAATGGCAAGGATCATAAAACAGGCACACTCACTTATAGTGACAAAACACATAACAAGTACTGTGGCAGAGTGACAGAGGGAGAGATATCACCAAGTGGGTGGGGAAGACCACAGTTCATTGCTCACTCTGAACTGGAGCCCAAGTATTTACGAAACGACACCCTTCTTTTTCAAATAAACAAAGTAGAACTTAAGTAG
- the LOC135343758 gene encoding uncharacterized protein LOC135343758, with protein MDLASQSGASSWLTSLPIKEHGFCLHKGAFVDAMALRYGWTPIKTPTHCACGAAFVVDHILSCPRGGFPSLRHNEIRDLTAILLTEVCNDVQIEPELQEITTETMSGRSANTTIGARLDVAASGLWGGRREKTLVDVRVFNPFAPSNRNTTLDQCFRKHEREKIRAYGQRVREVEHATFVPIVMSATGGLSKQATNFYKRLASLLADKWDQPYSTTLHWLRCSLSFSLLRSAIQCIRGARSSRGHAMKLSPGPGYSSLQQN; from the coding sequence ATGGACCTCGCTAGCCAATCAGGTGCCTCAAGCTGGCTGACCTCACTGCCAATCAAGGAACATGGCTTCTGTCTCCACAAGGGTGCCTTTGTTGATGCCATGGCCCTACGCTATGGCTGGACACCCATCAAGACCCCCACACACTGTGCCTGTGGAGCCGCGTTTGTTGTGGATCATATACTTTCTTGCCCACGTGGTGGGTTTCCTTCCCTGCGTCACAATGAAATAAGAGATTTAACAGCGATACTCTTAACTGAAGTATGCAATGATGTGCAAATTGAACCAGAGCTTCAGGAGATCACCACAGAGACCATGTCCGGGAGAAGCGCAAATACTACCATAGGTGCTAGGCTTGATGTTGCTGCCAGTGGTCTCTGGGGAGGCAGACGTGAGAAAACTCTGGTGGACGTCAGAGTCTTCAACCCTTTTGCTCCCTCAAATCGCAACACAACCCTAGACCAATGCTTCAGGAAGCACGAGAGGGAAAAGATCCGTGCATACGGACAAAGGGTGAGAGAAGTGGAGCATGCTACTTTCGTCCCCATTGTGATGTCTGCGACAGGCGGCCTTTCAAAACAAGCTACAAACTTCTACAAACGACTGGCCTCCCTGCTAGCAGACAAATGGGACCAACCTTACAGCACCACTCTGCACTGGCTGAGATGCTCCCTCTCTTTCAGCCTGCTCAGGTCCGCCATTCAGTGCATACGTGGCGCTCGTTCATCAAGAGGCCACGCTATGAAGCTGTCACCTGGACCTGGTTATAGCAGCTTGCAGCAAAACTAG